TGGGTGTGCGCCGGGTGCGCGCCGTGTTTCGCCGCTCGGATGGCCGATCCTTCCAGGTTCAACGCGCAGCGCTGCGGGCGCGGGCCACGCGGCCGCGCGCGCGGCTGCCCGGGCGCGCGCGACTTCCCGATCCGCCGGATCTTGCCCACGTCTACCGGGTCGCGCTTCCGCCCGGTGCGAACCCGGCAGAGGCCGCCCGCCGCTACGCGGCGGACTCCCATGTCGTCTGGGCCCAGCCCAACTTCGAGGGACGCATCGATTTCGTGGCGGACGATCCCTTCCTCGCGAGCTCCGGCGCGTGGGGCCAGGACCATGCCGATCTCTGGGGACTCGACCGCATCCGCGCGCCCGAAGCCTGGACCCGCACGCGCGGGGAGGGCGTGCTGGTGGCCGTGGTCGACACGGGCCTCGACACCGAACACCCGGATCTCGTCGCGAACGTCTGGGTGAACCCCGGCGAGGACCTCGATGGCAGTGGTCGCATCGAGCCCGACGAGCGCAACGGCGTTGACGACGACGGGAACGGTTTCGTCGACGACTTCCATGGCTTCGACTTCGCGAACTCGATCGATGCGAACGACGACGGCGACTTCGACGACCCGGAAGACGTCTCCGACGCCGACCCCTTCGACGACTGGGGGCACGGCACCCACGTGGCCGGGACGGTGGCGGCCGTTGGCGGCAACGGCGTCGGTGTCGCGGGCGTGGCGCCCCGCGCGACAGTGATGGGCGTCAAGGTCTTCCCCGAGAACGAGGGCGCGCCGGTCGAGGTGCTGGCCCGGGGCGTCGCGTATGCCCTGTGGAACGGCGCCCGCGTCGTGAACAACAGCTGGTCCTGTGGTCAGCGCTGTCCCGAGAACCCGGTGATCGAGGAGGTCGTCGCGCTGGCCGAATCCCTGGGCGCGGTGATCGTGACCTCGGCCGGCAATCGCAGCGACGACGTCCTGTTCTACAGCCCCGAGAACCGACGCGAGACGATCGCGGTGGGGGCGTCGGGGCTCCAGGACGAAACCACCGCGTTCAGCAGCCGCGGCCTGTTGATGGACCTGCTCGCGCCCGGCGGCGCCGATCCGCTGGGTCCCGGCTTCTTCGCGCAGCGCGCGATCCTCTCGACGCGTTCATCGGGTGCCAACGACAACGCGGATGGCGCCGGGGCCTTCACGGTCGCCGGGGAGTACCTGCGCTGGGTCGGCACCTCGATGTCGGCGCCCCATGTGGCCGGTACGGTGGCGCTCCTGCTCGCCGACCGCCCCGCGCTCACGCCCGAGGAGGTGCGCGGGATCCTGCGCGCCTCGGCGCGCGACGTCGGGGCGCCTGGACACGACGCCGAGAGCGGAGCCGGCGTGCTGGACGCCGCGGTCGCCCTCGAGACGGATCCGCCGGCCGCCGGCGCGCGCTTCACGTACCCGCTGCCGGGCGCCGTGGTCGTCTTGCGTGGCGACACGCTGGCCCTCGAAGGCGAGGTGTTCGGCGATGACGTGTTTCGGGAGCTCGCGGTCGGTCGGGGGCTCGTGCCGTCGGGATTCGAGGTGGTGGGCTTGCGCGCGGGCGGGCGCGCGACCGACGGCGTGCTCGCCGAGTGGCCGGTCGGCACCTACGCGCCGGGATCGGTGCTGTTCCGCCTGACGGTTCGAGGCAGCGACGGGCGCGAGGTCGTCGAATACCTGCCGTTTGCGTTGGAGCACCAGGAGCCGGTGCGCTTGTCCTCTCCCGGCCAGAACGCCGAGGCGCCCGACCTATCGGGAGCGTGGGTGGCCTGGCAGTCGCGCCGCAATCTCGAAGAGGCGCCCGACGAAGATCTCGGGAGCGAGATCTTCGTGACGGCCTGGGGTCCGAGGAACGCGCTCCACGAGTGGCGAGCCGTCTCCGGGCCGGGGGATCAGAACGAAGTACGACTCGCCGGTCGGCGCCTCGCCTGGTTCGACGACCGGGCCGCCACCAACGAAGTACACACCTGCCGCATCCGCCGGATCGGCGGGGCCTGTGATGCGCAGGCGGTGGCGGCGGGCGAGGCCGGTCGTCAGCGGTTGACCCTCTCGCGCCGCTTCCTGGTCTGGACGGCGCAGGTCGGCGGCCTGCAGCGACTGCTCGGCTGTCAGTTCACGGCCCGCGGCTGCGCGGCCTGGCCGATGCCCGACACCGCAGGGCGACAGACCGACCCGGTGCTGTCGCGGCGCGATCTGCTGTGGACCGACTGGAGCGGGGGCTTCCCGGCT
This genomic window from Myxococcota bacterium contains:
- a CDS encoding S8 family serine peptidase, which produces MPWSRRIVCAGSKAGFALSLGTTLLLAMPIAAAEILVRLRAEGPAAVTACAEHQQRMGRPMAQILEDGSESLDRLHAELGVRRVRAVFRRSDGRSFQVQRAALRARATRPRARLPGRARLPDPPDLAHVYRVALPPGANPAEAARRYAADSHVVWAQPNFEGRIDFVADDPFLASSGAWGQDHADLWGLDRIRAPEAWTRTRGEGVLVAVVDTGLDTEHPDLVANVWVNPGEDLDGSGRIEPDERNGVDDDGNGFVDDFHGFDFANSIDANDDGDFDDPEDVSDADPFDDWGHGTHVAGTVAAVGGNGVGVAGVAPRATVMGVKVFPENEGAPVEVLARGVAYALWNGARVVNNSWSCGQRCPENPVIEEVVALAESLGAVIVTSAGNRSDDVLFYSPENRRETIAVGASGLQDETTAFSSRGLLMDLLAPGGADPLGPGFFAQRAILSTRSSGANDNADGAGAFTVAGEYLRWVGTSMSAPHVAGTVALLLADRPALTPEEVRGILRASARDVGAPGHDAESGAGVLDAAVALETDPPAAGARFTYPLPGAVVVLRGDTLALEGEVFGDDVFRELAVGRGLVPSGFEVVGLRAGGRATDGVLAEWPVGTYAPGSVLFRLTVRGSDGREVVEYLPFALEHQEPVRLSSPGQNAEAPDLSGAWVAWQSRRNLEEAPDEDLGSEIFVTAWGPRNALHEWRAVSGPGDQNEVRLAGRRLAWFDDRAATNEVHTCRIRRIGGACDAQAVAAGEAGRQRLTLSRRFLVWTAQVGGLQRLLGCQFTARGCAAWPMPDTAGRQTDPVLSRRDLLWTDWSGGFPATLRCRLTGNGCAQPEPVPAEIPAQETDLAGSLVAWRDFADRLVACHREADGRCEPAVVATGGIGRPRISGRRITWSGVQDGNRDVYVCEYDRDTRECPVQRLTGAAGDQDAPDVSGARVVWEDDRAGGRAIFGARLPEVLPLPPRTVRTGRLLWLRVRAHGPERAALTLHGRFADGSPLSSRGIRLRDRGDGRGWLAWRPGPGDVGAHHIVVEARTAGGLFSRRTWVVQVEPGRAWKPGRVSRPRGSR